Part of the bacterium genome is shown below.
TTCTCGCCCGGCCCCGGGCTGACTGTCCGCCGGATGTAGCGACCCACGACCGGGCGCGCGGCGCATGCCCGGCCGCTTCACCACCCATGATTACCTTCCTGGCTCCCGAGGCGCGCGTTCCCCGTCCCGGCAGGGGCGAGCGTCTCGTCCGCGCCCTGCCTGACCTCATCCACGCCGCCTACTCCCGCCTGCCCGAGCACTCCCAGGCGCGGGAGCGCGTGGTGGAGTTGAACCACCAGTCCCTGACGATCGCTCGTTCGCTCCGTACGGCTCTGCCCGACGAACTGCACGAGTTCTGGGATGCCTACGCCGGCTGGTTCGCGATGTACTCCGTCGCGCCGCTGCTGTCCAACATGACCGTGGCCCAGCAGGCCATCGCCGACCTCCCCCCCGACCGGGCAGTGATCCGTGAGAACTGGGCGCGGCGCGGTTGGTGGTCGGGACGCGAGGACCTGCAGGCCGCGATGGGCGAGCCGCTGGCGGCGGCCGGCTGGCGCGTGCAACTGCACCCCGGCGCGGCGCTGCGGTACCTGCGGCACGCTGTGGTGCAGCATCAGGCCGGGGAACAGGGCGAGCGCGAGCTGCTCGAGCTGGCCCGCGCCCAGCGTCAGGCCCCTTCGCCCAGCACGGCCCCCTGCGACATGCTCTGGCTATCGGTCGGCGCCTCGGCCGTGGACCTCATCACTGCGCTGACCCCTCCCCTGGAGCGCCAGGGGCTGTCGGGCGCCATCGTGGACTTCGACTACTTCGGCTCGCGCCAGGCTCTGGAGCGCGCCGCCACACCCCATGTCCCCCTCGCGGCGCTCCTGCGGCCGGACGACTTCAGCGATGCGCGCGGCTGGCGCTTCGTGACGGAGGTCGGCTGGGAGAGCATCGAGCGGGCGTTGCCCCCTGTGCCGGGCTTCACTCCCGGCCAGCAGGCGGCCCTAGCCCGGCGGCTGCGCCTGGTTCTCACCCGCGACGCCCCGGTCTGGCGGCTGCGTAGCCTCGCCTCCCACCGGGCCCTGGAGGCCTACCAGCCCAAGGTCGTGGTCGGCTACCACACCTACGGCCCGGTCATGGCGCCCACGATCATCGCCGCCGAGCGCCTGGGGATGCCGCGCCTGTGCCTGCAGCACGGGGTCATCGGCCCGCGCTACCTGGCGCTGCCCTGCCTGCCGTATGACGAGAAGCTGGTCTTTGGCGACTACGCGCGGGGGATCATGCAGCAAGCCTGCCCGGGCCTGCGGCTGAC
Proteins encoded:
- a CDS encoding CDP-glycerol glycerophosphotransferase family protein produces the protein MITFLAPEARVPRPGRGERLVRALPDLIHAAYSRLPEHSQARERVVELNHQSLTIARSLRTALPDELHEFWDAYAGWFAMYSVAPLLSNMTVAQQAIADLPPDRAVIRENWARRGWWSGREDLQAAMGEPLAAAGWRVQLHPGAALRYLRHAVVQHQAGEQGERELLELARAQRQAPSPSTAPCDMLWLSVGASAVDLITALTPPLERQGLSGAIVDFDYFGSRQALERAATPHVPLAALLRPDDFSDARGWRFVTEVGWESIERALPPVPGFTPGQQAALARRLRLVLTRDAPVWRLRSLASHRALEAYQPKVVVGYHTYGPVMAPTIIAAERLGMPRLCLQHGVIGPRYLALPCLPYDEKLVFGDYARGIMQQACPGLRLTVTGHSLHDAGQTPPRVSPEVQALRAGVSGLVVLCTQFNEHVYFQRQNWWMEGVAEACRRLGARLAVKQHPSDTPVNIRLYRKLLRPGDDSVVLIPHGQHRLDELLVACDLMITRDSTVVFEANLFDRPAVTINLSADDEELPYAATGGALGVYRYEDIGTTIEAVLREESVRWELAEKRASFLALHTGPGDGQATARIVDIIAQWADHRRPNR